In the genome of Globicephala melas chromosome 7, mGloMel1.2, whole genome shotgun sequence, one region contains:
- the DHRS9 gene encoding dehydrogenase/reductase SDR family member 9: MLFWLLALLILCGFLWHYKGQLKITDITDKYIFITGCDTGFGNLAARTFDKKGFHVIAACLTKSGSTALKEETSERLQTVLLDVTDPESVKRTAQWVKNQAGEKGLWGLINNAGVLGVMAPTDWLTVEDYREPIEVNLFGLISVTLNMLPLVKKARGRVINVSSIGGRLAFSGGGYAPSKYAVEAFNDSLRRDMKAFDVHVACIEPGLFKTELSDPVKTTERKLTIWKHLPPDIKQQYGEGYIEKSLDKLKGSTSLVNMDLSLVVECMDHALTSLFPKTHYAAGKDAKTFWIPLSHMPAVLQDFLLLKQKVKLANPKAVGLS; encoded by the exons ATGCTCTTTTGGCTGTTAGCCCTCCTGATCCTTTGTGGTTTTCTATGGCATTATAAAGGACAGCTAAAGATCACAGACATCACTGATAAGTACATTTTCATCACCGGGTGTGACACTGGCTTTGGAAACTTGGCAGCCAGAACTTTTGATAAAAAAGGATTTCATGTAATTGCTGCCTGTCTGACTAAATCAGGATCAACAGCTTTGAAGGAAGAAACCTCAGAAAGGCTCCAAACGGTGCTTCTGGATGTAACTGACCCAGAAAGTGTCAAGAGGACTGCCCAGTGGGTGAAAAACCAAGCAGGGGAAAAAG GTCTCTGGGGTCTGATCAACAATGCTGGTGTTCTTGGCGTGATGGCGCCCACCGACTGGCTGACAGTGGAGGACTACAGAGAACCTATTGAAGTGAACCTGTTTGGACTCATCAGTGTCACGTTAAATATGCTCCCCTTGGTCAAGAAAGCTCGAGGGAGGGTTATCAACGTCTCCAGCATTGGGGGTCGGCTTGCATTCAGCGGAGGGGGTTACGCTCCATCCAAGTATGCAGTAGAAGCCTTCAATGACAGCTTAAG GCGGGACATGAAAGCTTTTGATGTGCACGTCGCATGCATTGAACCAGGATTGTTCAAAACGGAACTGTCAGATCCAGTAAAGACCACCGAAAGAAAACTCACCATTTGGAAGCATCTGCCTCCAGACATCAAACAACAATACGGAGAAGGCTACATCGAAAAAA GTCTAGACAAACTGAAAGGCTCTACATCCCTTGTGAACATGGACCTCTCCCTGGTGGTGGAATGCATGGACCACGCTCTCACAAGTCTCTTCCCTAAAACCCATTATGCTGCTGGAAAAGATGCCAAAACTTTCTGGATTCCTCTGTCTCACATGCCAGCAGTTTTGCAAGACTTTTTATTGTTGAAACAGAAAGTAAAGCTGGCTAATCCCAAGGCAGTGGGACTCAGCTGA